The nucleotide sequence AACGCTTGAGTCTTGAGACTTGACTCCAATCAAGAATATGATATATTTGGCCTAATTGGTATATATTTGTATTCAGACAAAGCAGTTCCCTTTATTGCACAAAGACATTTAAGAGACTAGACAATCATGTCGAAAAGACCAAAATGATATATTCAGCCAATTTAATGTGTTCCAATTTTGTTGCTTGTGATCACTATAAGTTCAAAACTGGAACTAATTGCCTTTGATGTACAGCAAGGCCTAAATCTTGAGCAATTTGAAAATGGAAGGCAAGTTCGCACGTCAGTGCAATCGACACTCTAAAAAGACCGCTacacaacaaaaatatggcaCAACCGATTTCTGGTTACTAACTGACAACATGATTGGACTGATAGAGTTAACACCGACAGTTAGCCACATCGATAAAAGCTGCAATAAAGTCGGCTGAAAGAAAACAAGCCTGACTGCGAAGTGTTTCAGTATTTCCATTTTCCGTCACCAGGTGAACTTAGTCGCCGAGAGGCTTGCTTTCATTACTTATAGCCTGTCGGCGACGTAGTTTCTGTCACCAGGTGAACTACGTCGCCGATAGGCTTGCTTACTTCACTAGACGAGAAAACAAGCTTATCGGGGACGTAGTTCTCTTTCTATTTCATCTATCGCCTTGACTCTGGTAACTGCATAAATTGAATCATCGTACTATCGAGACTCCGAGACGCCATCTACTGAACGTCGCAGTCATTTCAACGTGCCTTTAATGGTTCCTTTCGATATCTTTAGACTGAATCGGCGAAGTCAACTGTTTCAAACGCAGACGGGCCTTGTTTTTCAATTCTTCCCTGACGAGCGGCGGTAAGTCCTCAATGCGCTTGATACTCTTTATGTCATATTCCTTCAGCTTAGGATTTCTCTTCTTTGACTTTGACCTTggcgtgaccttgaccctgactTTCACCTGCCCTGTCTTGCTGACCGGACTGATTGGAGGAAGCCGATTGCACTTTGGAATATCATTGATGATGTCCGCCATAGATGTGTCTAAAGTTCCGATTTCGCAGGCGCCATTTTGAGTATTGGCCCCGGATACGTCAGCCATTTTAGAATCGTCTGCTTTTGGCTGTTCCGGTGGCGTCTCATTCTCTAGCTTTGTGAAGTCCAGCGCCAACACTTGGCGCTTGTTTAAAAGCGGTTTCGTAAATTGCTTTGCAGGAGTGGAATTTGGAAATGATTTCGTATCCTGTTTGTGGATTTTCGCCATTTGGAGAAACTGATCGTAGTTTGTCAACGTGTACGTTTTATTCATAGACATGTCATCATCTTCGCCGTGCGTGATGGCCGCCAATCGGTCACTTTTTGAACTAACCGCTGCGGAATGCGGTATGTTCTGCGGGAATGCAAATGCAGATGGCGCATCCTCGCCTAACATCCGAGCATTAGCTGACGTCAGAGTACAACGTTTCAGTGACAGAGTCACGTTTTCTTTTAACTGTTCTAAGTGAGTAGTGTCAGTCACAGCTCGTCTGTGTGTGAGATTCCCTAACGTGTCCGATGATGTTTTGTCCCCGGATATTTCActtcgtgacgtcatcgatcCTCCCTCCGGTTTACACTCTTTTACGAACGTCGCAACGGAGTCCGTCAAGTTTCGCTTTCTCAAATGCTTGCGCCTGATTTTTAGGAGAAGTTCTGCTGGATTCGGTAATCGTTCTGCTTCGCCGTCAACTTGAAGAGATGTCTTCCCGTGCACTTCGCTGCAGCTCGGACAGGGCTCAGCCTCTAAACTCAAATCTCGCCTGCCATTCAGAGATATCGCGTAGCTCTCCGGTCTGCTGCGAACAGCAGAGATTTTGTGGATTGGTTTGAGCCGGTTGTCCGGATTTCGCGGAACAAGTCCTTCTTCTACATCTTCCCAAGCACTAAGTTGGTTGATTCGTTTCAGCACAGATTTTTTGTCGCCCGTATTCACAACTGACCGACCTGGGCTAATTTCATGTAAATTTAAATTTGCCTCGTGCGAGACTCCGCGCGATTTTGCCGAATTAATCTTTCGTCTTTCCTCGGTAAGTTTCGGAATCCTTGTCTTGGCCGATCGAGACACTGGGCGCAAGCTGCTGGGACTCCTTGAAGTGTCACTGATTTTGTCTACGTCAGCACAAATCTCGGTGACCTCacaatttttgtgtttttctgtgGAATGTTGTGGGACTACTGTCCTGTTTTTTAGTTTCGGGCTAGCAGGGGACTGCGGTCTGCAAGTGCACGTGCTACAGTGCGAACTAGCCGACTTTGCACGCGGCACATCCGCCTCGTTTGAACAAACAATATCCTCGTTCCAAGATTTCTCACCGGAGTCTGACAGAGTGAACGTACCTTCCCGCGTAATTTGCCCTTGCTCCGGTGCTGAATCATACGTATCCGTTGGAAGCGCATCTGGCTGCATTTGAGTCGTCCTGTCTGAGTTCTCGACAATCTCGTTCGAGTCCAAAGAATTACCCTCAGGTTTTTCATTTACATTCTCGTCCTTTATCTCGGACTCGTTTTTATTTCCAGCTACATGTACGTCACTTCCTGTTAATGTCTGAGGCGGTGACGATTCGAACGAAACTCTCCTTTGTCGTCTTAACAGGTTTCTGTCC is from Lineus longissimus chromosome 18, tnLinLong1.2, whole genome shotgun sequence and encodes:
- the LOC135502092 gene encoding uncharacterized protein LOC135502092, which translates into the protein MFLSAASFDKENAPCLNKEYDQGIQKDDFMCVTTRKLRSIIKNNTLRAEDRTDKMAPGTVHLASQSDNRSQGKVVLGLLPDDPKLKFKHMPRAPSIEKNKPTMDRNLLRRQRRVSFESSPPQTLTGSDVHVAGNKNESEIKDENVNEKPEGNSLDSNEIVENSDRTTQMQPDALPTDTYDSAPEQGQITREGTFTLSDSGEKSWNEDIVCSNEADVPRAKSASSHCSTCTCRPQSPASPKLKNRTVVPQHSTEKHKNCEVTEICADVDKISDTSRSPSSLRPVSRSAKTRIPKLTEERRKINSAKSRGVSHEANLNLHEISPGRSVVNTGDKKSVLKRINQLSAWEDVEEGLVPRNPDNRLKPIHKISAVRSRPESYAISLNGRRDLSLEAEPCPSCSEVHGKTSLQVDGEAERLPNPAELLLKIRRKHLRKRNLTDSVATFVKECKPEGGSMTSRSEISGDKTSSDTLGNLTHRRAVTDTTHLEQLKENVTLSLKRCTLTSANARMLGEDAPSAFAFPQNIPHSAAVSSKSDRLAAITHGEDDDMSMNKTYTLTNYDQFLQMAKIHKQDTKSFPNSTPAKQFTKPLLNKRQVLALDFTKLENETPPEQPKADDSKMADVSGANTQNGACEIGTLDTSMADIINDIPKCNRLPPISPVSKTGQVKVRVKVTPRSKSKKRNPKLKEYDIKSIKRIEDLPPLVREELKNKARLRLKQLTSPIQSKDIERNH